Proteins from a single region of Choloepus didactylus isolate mChoDid1 chromosome 10, mChoDid1.pri, whole genome shotgun sequence:
- the LOC119545335 gene encoding major urinary protein 4-like — protein sequence MKLLLLCLGLSLVCAQLEGKHAVVNKNFDLSKILGEWYSILLASDRREQIEENGDMRVFVKDTHVLANSSLIYKFHKIINGECTEIFLTSDETEEEGVYNFIYNGNNTFHIIETDYVTYIIYVLNINSGTEYKVMELYGRVLSCWHSPWGEESGEEGTLETKLQLEPLASTIHSPSHLDPAPLTCLTDSGGCGGRCRPCPPPSPGADQVPQPRPAKLKHVISVPQKLKHKFVKLCQKHGIVKENVIDLTKVGKFNYLSLSFPTSHLIEGKNLRDSNASVHSPLF from the exons ATGAAGCTGCTCTTGCTGTGTCTGGGGCTGAGTCTGGTCTGTGCCCAGCTGGAAGGAAAACATGCTGTTGTGAACAAAAACTTTGATTTGTCAAAG ATTTTAGGGGAATGGTATTCCATTCTCTTGGCCTCAGACAGGAGAGAACAGATAGAAGAAAATGGTGACATGAGGGTTTTTGTGAAAGACACACATGTCTTGGCCAACTCTTCTCTGATCTATAAATTTCACAAAAT TATAAATGGAGAATGTACTGAAATTTTTTTGACGTCTGATGAAACAGAAGAGGAAGGTGTATACAATTTTATCT ATAATGGAAATAATACATTTCACATCATTGAAACTGACTATGTTACATACATTATTTATGTACTCAATATCAACAGTGGGACAGAATACAAAGTGATGGAGCTCTATGGTAGAGTATTGTCATGCTGGCACTCACCTTGGGGTGAGGAGTCAGGGGAGGAAGGAACCCTGGAGACAAA actgcagcTTGAGCCCCTGGCCAGTACCATCCATTCCCCGAGCCATCTCGACCCTGCCCCACTCACGTGCCTCACAGACAGT gggggctgcggagggcgctgtcgcccgtgcccaccaccctccccaggggctgatcaggtcccccagcccaggcccgccaagttgaagcacgtaatcagtgtcccgcaaaaaCTCAAGCACAAGTTTGTGAAACTTTGCCAAAAACATGGAATTGTTAAGGAAAACGTAATTGATCTGACCAAAGTTGGTAAGTTCAACTATCTCTCACTTTCTTTTCCTACTTCCCATCTTATTGAAGGGAAAAATCTGAGGGACAGTAATGCCTCTGTTCATTCCCCTTTGTTCTGA